The following coding sequences are from one Carassius auratus strain Wakin chromosome 15, ASM336829v1, whole genome shotgun sequence window:
- the LOC113114691 gene encoding chloride channel protein 2-like isoform X3 produces MAVDGTDQNNLEQGIYTKDATRLRKNGHHRRSLSDLSPSQKCGAWISHFQKLFVLFIGADWIYLMLLGFVVAVLSFTVDVFVDLFTEAHRWIYNLADSHVVLQYLAWVTYSLLLMCFAAGFANIVSNKATGSGIPETKTSLRGVMLKEYFTFRTLVSKVISLTCVLGSELPVGKEGPFVHVGSVCAALLCKFMSLFSGIYKNKNRNEEMLTVGCAVGISCCFAAPIGGALFSLEVTSMFFLARNYWRGFLSATFGGFIFRLLPVWNRKEETLTALYATKYRLDFPFDLRELPIFAAMGIVCGFGGAFFVYLYGKISLFVKKQQAKKSFLMRNCFFYSALVSVLISTLTFPPGFGQFMAGRLTKKDSLISFFDNRTWSNHGIVADFANDDYLAAWKHPQVNVFILLSVFIIMKFWMSALSITLPIPCGSFVPIFVIGAAFGRLVGEGLATLFPDGFNVDGHIYHIVPGAYAVIGAASLTAGVTHTISTGVIMMEMTGQISYTLPILISVILANMISQSLQPSIYDTAIRIKKLPYLPTLSWGHREKYNIYVEDFMKRDVRYITLNSTYRDIIKILRSGNLKTLPLVKSAESMLLLGSVERAQLLGLLKQRMQHNKQNASTMPNRYKVRFQMSSEESASATNAKPLKSALKKPSVDEEEITSLYDSGLNLKKFFCSRPEIEAMEDDSDAEDDTILQEIEEWEEQQLDEQVTFNSCKIDPAPFQLVERTSLHKTHTMFSVLNLDYAYVTSIGRLVGAVSLKELHKAIEGSMLGEGVRLRPVLSTFRDRGVRGTRPETIALHQLLEHPLSSCAHNI; encoded by the exons ATGGCTGTGGATGGTACAGACCAGAATAATTTG GAACAAGGTATTTACACAAAAGATGCAACACGTCTCCGAAAGAATGGTCACCACAGAAGATCTTTATCAGATCTCAGTCCGTCTCAGAAGTGTGGAG cCTGGATCTCACATTTCCAGAAGCTCTTTGTGTTGTTTATCGGAGCGGACTGGATCTACCTCATGCTCCTGGGGTTCGTCGTGGCCGTGCTCAGCTTTACTGTGGATGTCTTTGTTGACCTCTTCACagagg caCACAGGTGGATCTACAATCTTGCAGACAGTCATGTTGTCTTGCAGTATTTGGCGTGGGTCACTTATTCTCTGCTTCTAATGTGTTTCGCAGCAGGATTCGCAAACATAGTGTCAAATAAGGCCACTG GGTCTGGGATTCCCGAAACCAAGACATCTCTGAGAGGAGTGATGCTGAAGGAGTATTTCACCTTCAGAACATTAGTGTCCAAAGTCATCAGTCTGACCTGTGTGCTCGGAAGTGAATTACCTGTGGGCAaggag GGTCCGTTCGTGCATGTCGGCAGTGTGTGTGCTGCTCTTCTCTGCAAATTCATGTCGCTCTTCAGTGGTATTTACAAG AATAAGAACAGAAACGAGGAGATGCTGACGGTGGGATGTGCTGTAGGAATCAGCTGCTGCTTCGCTGCTCCTattggag gagcgTTGTTCAGCTTAGAGGTCACATCTATGTTTTTCCTCGCACGAAACTACTGGCGTGGGTTTCTGTCTGCTACGTTCGGTGGCTTCATCTTCAGACTTCTGCCGGTGTGGAACAGAAAGGAAG AGACACTTACAGCTCTTTATGCAACAAAATACAGACTGGACTTTCCTTTTGACCTGCGGGAGCTTCCCATCTTTGCTGCGATGGG GATAGTATGTGGCTTTGGTGGCGCCTTCTTTGTGTATTTGTATGGAAAGATTTCTCTGTTTGTGAAGAAGCAGCAAGCCAAGAAAAGCTTCCTCATGAGGAA TTGTTTCTTCTATTCGGCTTTGGTGTCTGTGCTGATCTCTACGCTCACTTTCCCTCCAGGCTTTGGGCAGTTCATGGCTGGacgg CTCACCAAAAAGGATTCATTGATTTCATTTTTTGACAATCGCACCTGGTCAAATCATGGCATCGTAGCAGACTTCGCTAACGACGATTACCTAGCCGCCTGGAAACATCCGCAGGTTAACGTCTTCATCCTTCTCTCCGTCTTCATCATCATGAAG TTCTGGATGTCTGCTCTTTCCATAACCCTTCCTATACCATGTGGTTCCTTCGTTCCCATTTTCGTCAttg gtgctgcATTTGGCCGTTTGGTGGGTGAAGGTTTGGCCACGTTGTTTCCTGATGGATTTAACGTTGATGGACACATATACCACATAGTGCCCGGAGCGTATGCTGTTATAG GAGCGGCATCGTTAACGGCAGGAGTCACTCACACGATCTCGACTGGCGTGATCATGATGGAGATGACTGGTCAGATCAGTTACACTCTACCCATCCTGATCTCTGTGATTCTGGCCAACATGATCTCTCAGAGTCTTCAGCCTTCCATCTATGACACGGCTATCCGCATTAAAAAACTGCCTTACCTGCCCACGCTTAGTTGGGGCCACCGAGA GAAGTATAATATTTATGTGGAGGACTTTATGAAAAGAGATGTTCGTTATATCACACTGAACTCCACCTACAGAGACATAATCAAGATCCTACGTTCAGGAAATCTTAAAACACTGCCTTTGGTGAAATCTGcag AGTCGATGCTCTTGCTGGGTTCTGTCGAGCGTGCTCAGTTACTGGGGCTCTTAAAACAGCGAATGCAGCATAATAAGCAGAATGCATCCACTATGCCAAACAGATACAAGGTTCGCTTCCAG ATGTCCTCAGAAGAGTCTGCATCCGCTACAAATGCTAAACCTCTGAAATCTGCTCTGAAGAAGCCATCTGTAGATGAAGAAGAAATTACAA gTCTTTATGATTCTGGCCTCAACTTAAAGAAGTTCTTCTGTTCTCGTCCTGAGATCGAGGCAATGGAG GACGACTCAGACGCAGAGGATGATACGATACTTCAAGAG ATTGAGGAGTGGGAGGAGCAACAGCTTGACGAGCAGGTGACCTTCAACAGCTGTAAGATTGACCCCGCCCCCTTCCAGCTGGTGGAGCGCACTTCACTGCACAAG ACGCACACCATGTTTTCTGTGTTGAATCTGGATTACGCTTACGTCACCAGCATCGGGCGTCTCGTCGGAGCCGTTTCTCTGAAAGAG TTACATAAAGCGATCGAAGGCAGCATGCTGGGAGAAGGTGTGAGATTGCGTCCCGTTCTGTCCACTTTCAGAGACCGAGGCGTTCGAGGAACCAGGCCCGAAACCATCGCACTCCACCAACTGCTGGAGCATCCACTTTCCAGCTGTGCACACAATATATAA
- the LOC113114691 gene encoding chloride channel protein 2-like isoform X2, whose product MAVDGTDQNNLEQGIYTKDATRLRKNGHHRRSLSDLSPSQKCGAWISHFQKLFVLFIGADWIYLMLLGFVVAVLSFTVDVFVDLFTEAHRWIYNLADSHVVLQYLAWVTYSLLLMCFAAGFANIVSNKATGSGIPETKTSLRGVMLKEYFTFRTLVSKVISLTCVLGSELPVGKEGPFVHVGSVCAALLCKFMSLFSGIYKVLTNVIILKDSQFVVYLVLVCLEQNKNRNEEMLTVGCAVGISCCFAAPIGGALFSLEVTSMFFLARNYWRGFLSATFGGFIFRLLPVWNRKEETLTALYATKYRLDFPFDLRELPIFAAMGIVCGFGGAFFVYLYGKISLFVKKQQAKKSFLMRNCFFYSALVSVLISTLTFPPGFGQFMAGRLTKKDSLISFFDNRTWSNHGIVADFANDDYLAAWKHPQVNVFILLSVFIIMKFWMSALSITLPIPCGSFVPIFVIGAAFGRLVGEGLATLFPDGFNVDGHIYHIVPGAYAVIGAASLTAGVTHTISTGVIMMEMTGQISYTLPILISVILANMISQSLQPSIYDTAIRIKKLPYLPTLSWGHREKYNIYVEDFMKRDVRYITLNSTYRDIIKILRSGNLKTLPLVKSAESMLLLGSVERAQLLGLLKQRMQHNKQNASTMPNRYKMSSEESASATNAKPLKSALKKPSVDEEEITSLYDSGLNLKKFFCSRPEIEAMEDDSDAEDDTILQEIEEWEEQQLDEQVTFNSCKIDPAPFQLVERTSLHKTHTMFSVLNLDYAYVTSIGRLVGAVSLKELHKAIEGSMLGEGVRLRPVLSTFRDRGVRGTRPETIALHQLLEHPLSSCAHNI is encoded by the exons ATGGCTGTGGATGGTACAGACCAGAATAATTTG GAACAAGGTATTTACACAAAAGATGCAACACGTCTCCGAAAGAATGGTCACCACAGAAGATCTTTATCAGATCTCAGTCCGTCTCAGAAGTGTGGAG cCTGGATCTCACATTTCCAGAAGCTCTTTGTGTTGTTTATCGGAGCGGACTGGATCTACCTCATGCTCCTGGGGTTCGTCGTGGCCGTGCTCAGCTTTACTGTGGATGTCTTTGTTGACCTCTTCACagagg caCACAGGTGGATCTACAATCTTGCAGACAGTCATGTTGTCTTGCAGTATTTGGCGTGGGTCACTTATTCTCTGCTTCTAATGTGTTTCGCAGCAGGATTCGCAAACATAGTGTCAAATAAGGCCACTG GGTCTGGGATTCCCGAAACCAAGACATCTCTGAGAGGAGTGATGCTGAAGGAGTATTTCACCTTCAGAACATTAGTGTCCAAAGTCATCAGTCTGACCTGTGTGCTCGGAAGTGAATTACCTGTGGGCAaggag GGTCCGTTCGTGCATGTCGGCAGTGTGTGTGCTGCTCTTCTCTGCAAATTCATGTCGCTCTTCAGTGGTATTTACAAGGTATTGACAAACGTAATCATACTGAAGGATTCTCAGTTTGTTGTGTATTTAGTTCTTGTGTGTTTGGAACAGAATAAGAACAGAAACGAGGAGATGCTGACGGTGGGATGTGCTGTAGGAATCAGCTGCTGCTTCGCTGCTCCTattggag gagcgTTGTTCAGCTTAGAGGTCACATCTATGTTTTTCCTCGCACGAAACTACTGGCGTGGGTTTCTGTCTGCTACGTTCGGTGGCTTCATCTTCAGACTTCTGCCGGTGTGGAACAGAAAGGAAG AGACACTTACAGCTCTTTATGCAACAAAATACAGACTGGACTTTCCTTTTGACCTGCGGGAGCTTCCCATCTTTGCTGCGATGGG GATAGTATGTGGCTTTGGTGGCGCCTTCTTTGTGTATTTGTATGGAAAGATTTCTCTGTTTGTGAAGAAGCAGCAAGCCAAGAAAAGCTTCCTCATGAGGAA TTGTTTCTTCTATTCGGCTTTGGTGTCTGTGCTGATCTCTACGCTCACTTTCCCTCCAGGCTTTGGGCAGTTCATGGCTGGacgg CTCACCAAAAAGGATTCATTGATTTCATTTTTTGACAATCGCACCTGGTCAAATCATGGCATCGTAGCAGACTTCGCTAACGACGATTACCTAGCCGCCTGGAAACATCCGCAGGTTAACGTCTTCATCCTTCTCTCCGTCTTCATCATCATGAAG TTCTGGATGTCTGCTCTTTCCATAACCCTTCCTATACCATGTGGTTCCTTCGTTCCCATTTTCGTCAttg gtgctgcATTTGGCCGTTTGGTGGGTGAAGGTTTGGCCACGTTGTTTCCTGATGGATTTAACGTTGATGGACACATATACCACATAGTGCCCGGAGCGTATGCTGTTATAG GAGCGGCATCGTTAACGGCAGGAGTCACTCACACGATCTCGACTGGCGTGATCATGATGGAGATGACTGGTCAGATCAGTTACACTCTACCCATCCTGATCTCTGTGATTCTGGCCAACATGATCTCTCAGAGTCTTCAGCCTTCCATCTATGACACGGCTATCCGCATTAAAAAACTGCCTTACCTGCCCACGCTTAGTTGGGGCCACCGAGA GAAGTATAATATTTATGTGGAGGACTTTATGAAAAGAGATGTTCGTTATATCACACTGAACTCCACCTACAGAGACATAATCAAGATCCTACGTTCAGGAAATCTTAAAACACTGCCTTTGGTGAAATCTGcag AGTCGATGCTCTTGCTGGGTTCTGTCGAGCGTGCTCAGTTACTGGGGCTCTTAAAACAGCGAATGCAGCATAATAAGCAGAATGCATCCACTATGCCAAACAGATACAAG ATGTCCTCAGAAGAGTCTGCATCCGCTACAAATGCTAAACCTCTGAAATCTGCTCTGAAGAAGCCATCTGTAGATGAAGAAGAAATTACAA gTCTTTATGATTCTGGCCTCAACTTAAAGAAGTTCTTCTGTTCTCGTCCTGAGATCGAGGCAATGGAG GACGACTCAGACGCAGAGGATGATACGATACTTCAAGAG ATTGAGGAGTGGGAGGAGCAACAGCTTGACGAGCAGGTGACCTTCAACAGCTGTAAGATTGACCCCGCCCCCTTCCAGCTGGTGGAGCGCACTTCACTGCACAAG ACGCACACCATGTTTTCTGTGTTGAATCTGGATTACGCTTACGTCACCAGCATCGGGCGTCTCGTCGGAGCCGTTTCTCTGAAAGAG TTACATAAAGCGATCGAAGGCAGCATGCTGGGAGAAGGTGTGAGATTGCGTCCCGTTCTGTCCACTTTCAGAGACCGAGGCGTTCGAGGAACCAGGCCCGAAACCATCGCACTCCACCAACTGCTGGAGCATCCACTTTCCAGCTGTGCACACAATATATAA
- the LOC113114691 gene encoding chloride channel protein 2-like isoform X1 codes for MAVDGTDQNNLEQGIYTKDATRLRKNGHHRRSLSDLSPSQKCGAWISHFQKLFVLFIGADWIYLMLLGFVVAVLSFTVDVFVDLFTEAHRWIYNLADSHVVLQYLAWVTYSLLLMCFAAGFANIVSNKATGSGIPETKTSLRGVMLKEYFTFRTLVSKVISLTCVLGSELPVGKEGPFVHVGSVCAALLCKFMSLFSGIYKVLTNVIILKDSQFVVYLVLVCLEQNKNRNEEMLTVGCAVGISCCFAAPIGGALFSLEVTSMFFLARNYWRGFLSATFGGFIFRLLPVWNRKEETLTALYATKYRLDFPFDLRELPIFAAMGIVCGFGGAFFVYLYGKISLFVKKQQAKKSFLMRNCFFYSALVSVLISTLTFPPGFGQFMAGRLTKKDSLISFFDNRTWSNHGIVADFANDDYLAAWKHPQVNVFILLSVFIIMKFWMSALSITLPIPCGSFVPIFVIGAAFGRLVGEGLATLFPDGFNVDGHIYHIVPGAYAVIGAASLTAGVTHTISTGVIMMEMTGQISYTLPILISVILANMISQSLQPSIYDTAIRIKKLPYLPTLSWGHREKYNIYVEDFMKRDVRYITLNSTYRDIIKILRSGNLKTLPLVKSAESMLLLGSVERAQLLGLLKQRMQHNKQNASTMPNRYKVRFQMSSEESASATNAKPLKSALKKPSVDEEEITSLYDSGLNLKKFFCSRPEIEAMEDDSDAEDDTILQEIEEWEEQQLDEQVTFNSCKIDPAPFQLVERTSLHKTHTMFSVLNLDYAYVTSIGRLVGAVSLKELHKAIEGSMLGEGVRLRPVLSTFRDRGVRGTRPETIALHQLLEHPLSSCAHNI; via the exons ATGGCTGTGGATGGTACAGACCAGAATAATTTG GAACAAGGTATTTACACAAAAGATGCAACACGTCTCCGAAAGAATGGTCACCACAGAAGATCTTTATCAGATCTCAGTCCGTCTCAGAAGTGTGGAG cCTGGATCTCACATTTCCAGAAGCTCTTTGTGTTGTTTATCGGAGCGGACTGGATCTACCTCATGCTCCTGGGGTTCGTCGTGGCCGTGCTCAGCTTTACTGTGGATGTCTTTGTTGACCTCTTCACagagg caCACAGGTGGATCTACAATCTTGCAGACAGTCATGTTGTCTTGCAGTATTTGGCGTGGGTCACTTATTCTCTGCTTCTAATGTGTTTCGCAGCAGGATTCGCAAACATAGTGTCAAATAAGGCCACTG GGTCTGGGATTCCCGAAACCAAGACATCTCTGAGAGGAGTGATGCTGAAGGAGTATTTCACCTTCAGAACATTAGTGTCCAAAGTCATCAGTCTGACCTGTGTGCTCGGAAGTGAATTACCTGTGGGCAaggag GGTCCGTTCGTGCATGTCGGCAGTGTGTGTGCTGCTCTTCTCTGCAAATTCATGTCGCTCTTCAGTGGTATTTACAAGGTATTGACAAACGTAATCATACTGAAGGATTCTCAGTTTGTTGTGTATTTAGTTCTTGTGTGTTTGGAACAGAATAAGAACAGAAACGAGGAGATGCTGACGGTGGGATGTGCTGTAGGAATCAGCTGCTGCTTCGCTGCTCCTattggag gagcgTTGTTCAGCTTAGAGGTCACATCTATGTTTTTCCTCGCACGAAACTACTGGCGTGGGTTTCTGTCTGCTACGTTCGGTGGCTTCATCTTCAGACTTCTGCCGGTGTGGAACAGAAAGGAAG AGACACTTACAGCTCTTTATGCAACAAAATACAGACTGGACTTTCCTTTTGACCTGCGGGAGCTTCCCATCTTTGCTGCGATGGG GATAGTATGTGGCTTTGGTGGCGCCTTCTTTGTGTATTTGTATGGAAAGATTTCTCTGTTTGTGAAGAAGCAGCAAGCCAAGAAAAGCTTCCTCATGAGGAA TTGTTTCTTCTATTCGGCTTTGGTGTCTGTGCTGATCTCTACGCTCACTTTCCCTCCAGGCTTTGGGCAGTTCATGGCTGGacgg CTCACCAAAAAGGATTCATTGATTTCATTTTTTGACAATCGCACCTGGTCAAATCATGGCATCGTAGCAGACTTCGCTAACGACGATTACCTAGCCGCCTGGAAACATCCGCAGGTTAACGTCTTCATCCTTCTCTCCGTCTTCATCATCATGAAG TTCTGGATGTCTGCTCTTTCCATAACCCTTCCTATACCATGTGGTTCCTTCGTTCCCATTTTCGTCAttg gtgctgcATTTGGCCGTTTGGTGGGTGAAGGTTTGGCCACGTTGTTTCCTGATGGATTTAACGTTGATGGACACATATACCACATAGTGCCCGGAGCGTATGCTGTTATAG GAGCGGCATCGTTAACGGCAGGAGTCACTCACACGATCTCGACTGGCGTGATCATGATGGAGATGACTGGTCAGATCAGTTACACTCTACCCATCCTGATCTCTGTGATTCTGGCCAACATGATCTCTCAGAGTCTTCAGCCTTCCATCTATGACACGGCTATCCGCATTAAAAAACTGCCTTACCTGCCCACGCTTAGTTGGGGCCACCGAGA GAAGTATAATATTTATGTGGAGGACTTTATGAAAAGAGATGTTCGTTATATCACACTGAACTCCACCTACAGAGACATAATCAAGATCCTACGTTCAGGAAATCTTAAAACACTGCCTTTGGTGAAATCTGcag AGTCGATGCTCTTGCTGGGTTCTGTCGAGCGTGCTCAGTTACTGGGGCTCTTAAAACAGCGAATGCAGCATAATAAGCAGAATGCATCCACTATGCCAAACAGATACAAGGTTCGCTTCCAG ATGTCCTCAGAAGAGTCTGCATCCGCTACAAATGCTAAACCTCTGAAATCTGCTCTGAAGAAGCCATCTGTAGATGAAGAAGAAATTACAA gTCTTTATGATTCTGGCCTCAACTTAAAGAAGTTCTTCTGTTCTCGTCCTGAGATCGAGGCAATGGAG GACGACTCAGACGCAGAGGATGATACGATACTTCAAGAG ATTGAGGAGTGGGAGGAGCAACAGCTTGACGAGCAGGTGACCTTCAACAGCTGTAAGATTGACCCCGCCCCCTTCCAGCTGGTGGAGCGCACTTCACTGCACAAG ACGCACACCATGTTTTCTGTGTTGAATCTGGATTACGCTTACGTCACCAGCATCGGGCGTCTCGTCGGAGCCGTTTCTCTGAAAGAG TTACATAAAGCGATCGAAGGCAGCATGCTGGGAGAAGGTGTGAGATTGCGTCCCGTTCTGTCCACTTTCAGAGACCGAGGCGTTCGAGGAACCAGGCCCGAAACCATCGCACTCCACCAACTGCTGGAGCATCCACTTTCCAGCTGTGCACACAATATATAA